A genomic window from Cytobacillus suaedae includes:
- a CDS encoding RsfA family transcriptional regulator, translated as MKVRQDAWSHEDDLLLAETVLRYIREGGTQLAAFEEVGDKLNRTSAACGFRWNAEVRGKYDQAIAIAKKQRKERKRAMENTKKHINKQEVSPVKEDFFSPSFQDNFSDEKAEERVWFEELNNKQSQNYVQEYSTELLPAPMKGITLEDCISFLSDMKKQDRSSYQMTAENERLRQENNELLQKNRELEKQLKKLNEQQAMIQEDYQALVQIMDRARRMVLFEDHEDRKAPSFRMDKNGNLEVAK; from the coding sequence ATGAAGGTAAGACAAGATGCATGGTCGCATGAAGACGATCTATTACTAGCAGAAACAGTTCTACGTTATATTCGTGAAGGTGGAACACAATTAGCTGCATTTGAAGAAGTAGGAGATAAGTTAAATAGGACTTCTGCTGCCTGTGGATTTAGGTGGAATGCCGAAGTTAGAGGTAAATATGATCAAGCCATTGCGATTGCCAAGAAACAACGTAAAGAAAGAAAGCGTGCAATGGAAAATACTAAAAAGCACATTAACAAGCAAGAAGTCTCACCTGTTAAGGAAGACTTTTTCTCACCATCATTTCAAGACAATTTTTCTGATGAAAAAGCCGAAGAAAGAGTTTGGTTTGAAGAATTAAACAATAAGCAATCCCAAAACTATGTTCAAGAGTATTCAACTGAATTATTGCCAGCACCGATGAAAGGGATTACTCTTGAAGACTGTATCTCGTTTCTATCAGATATGAAAAAACAAGACAGAAGCTCATACCAAATGACTGCTGAAAACGAGAGATTAAGACAAGAAAATAATGAATTACTTCAAAAGAATAGAGAATTAGAAAAGCAGCTTAAGAAGCTAAATGAACAACAAGCTATGATTCAAGAAGATTATCAAGCACTTGTTCAAATTATGGATAGAGCCCGTCGTATGGTTCTTTTTGAGGACCATGAAGACAGAAAAGCTCCATCCTTTCGAATGGATAAGAACGGGAACCTAGAAGTAGCAAAGTAA
- a CDS encoding tRNA threonylcarbamoyladenosine dehydratase, which yields MLHQFSRNELAVGKQGIETLKNSTVAVLGIGGVGSFSAEALARSGVGRLILIDKDDVDITNVNRQIIALLSTVGRPKVDIMKERIADINPNCEVIALKMFYTEETYEEIFNYGLDYVVDASDTISYKIHLMKECLKRKIPIISSMGAANKMDPTRFQIADISKTHTDPIAKVIRTRLRKEGIRKGIPVVFSDESPIVIREEIRQEIVANPDAPIRKAKLPPSSNAFVPSVAGLIMASRVISDLLKDIKIYRVSDE from the coding sequence ATGTTACATCAATTTTCTAGAAATGAGCTAGCCGTTGGAAAACAAGGAATTGAAACACTAAAAAATAGTACAGTCGCAGTTTTAGGTATCGGAGGGGTAGGTTCCTTCTCAGCAGAAGCCCTAGCTCGCTCAGGAGTGGGCAGGTTAATATTAATCGACAAAGACGATGTAGATATTACAAATGTTAACCGTCAAATTATTGCTCTATTATCGACAGTTGGAAGACCAAAAGTTGACATAATGAAAGAGCGAATTGCTGATATAAACCCAAACTGTGAGGTCATTGCTTTAAAAATGTTCTACACCGAAGAAACGTATGAAGAAATCTTTAACTATGGACTTGATTACGTTGTAGATGCTTCTGACACCATTTCATATAAAATACATCTAATGAAAGAATGCTTAAAGCGTAAAATTCCAATTATCTCAAGTATGGGTGCAGCAAATAAAATGGATCCAACCCGTTTCCAAATTGCTGATATCTCAAAGACACATACAGACCCAATTGCTAAGGTTATTCGGACAAGGCTTAGAAAAGAAGGGATTCGCAAAGGAATTCCTGTTGTATTTTCTGATGAAAGTCCTATTGTAATTAGAGAAGAAATTCGTCAAGAAATTGTAGCTAATCCAGATGCACCCATTCGAAAAGCGAAGCTTCCACCTTCTTCTAACGCATTTGTACCTTCAGTTGCCGGACTAATTATGGCTAGCCGTGTTATAAGCGATTTGCTTAAAGATATTAAAATCTACAGAGTTTCAGATGAATAG
- the aspS gene encoding aspartate--tRNA ligase, whose translation MYGRTYYCGEVTEHNIGEKIQLKGWVQKRRDLGGLIFIDLRDRTGIVQVVFNPEDSKEALTTAEAVRNEYVLDIEGTVVARDEGAINKNLPTGKVEIKAEKVAIINAAKTPPFVIANNAEVSEDIRLKYRYLDLRRPVMYETFKMRHDVTKTIRNFLDSEGFLDVETPILTKSTPEGARDYLVPSRVHPGEFYALPQSPQLFKQMLMVSGFDKYYQIARCFRDEDLRADRQPEFTQVDIETSFMSQEDIMEMMEEMMIKVLNDVKGITIEKGFPRMSYQEAMSRYGSDKPDTRFDMELVDLSEVVKECGFKVFTSAVESGGQVKAINVRGSADSYSRKDIDALTEFVSVYGAKGLAWLKVEESELKGPISKFFNEDEQQVFRTALSAQSGDLLLFVADKKSVVADALGALRLKLGKELKLIDESKYNFLWVTDWPLLEYDEELGRYFAAHHPFTMPVREDLGYLDTDPTKVHAQAYDLVLNGYELGGGSLRIFEREIQEKMFKVLGFSEEEAREQFGFLLEAFEYGTPPHGGIALGLDRLVMLLAGRTNLRDTIAFPKTASASDLLTHAPDVVSNNQLEELHLSVNVEKRQ comes from the coding sequence ATGTATGGAAGAACATATTATTGTGGTGAAGTAACAGAACATAACATAGGAGAAAAGATACAGCTTAAGGGATGGGTTCAAAAACGCCGAGACCTAGGTGGACTTATATTTATAGACTTAAGAGACCGAACAGGAATCGTCCAGGTGGTGTTTAATCCTGAAGATTCAAAAGAAGCACTAACAACTGCTGAAGCAGTTCGTAATGAGTATGTCCTTGACATTGAAGGTACAGTAGTTGCACGTGATGAAGGAGCAATAAATAAGAACCTTCCAACTGGTAAAGTGGAAATCAAAGCTGAGAAAGTAGCGATTATTAACGCTGCTAAAACACCTCCTTTCGTTATTGCTAATAATGCTGAAGTATCTGAGGATATTAGATTAAAATACCGTTATTTGGATCTACGTCGTCCAGTTATGTACGAAACCTTTAAAATGCGTCATGACGTAACTAAAACAATTCGTAATTTCTTAGACTCAGAAGGGTTTTTAGATGTAGAAACACCGATTCTAACGAAAAGTACACCAGAGGGTGCCCGTGATTATTTAGTGCCAAGTCGAGTGCATCCAGGAGAGTTCTATGCCTTGCCACAATCTCCTCAGTTATTTAAGCAAATGTTAATGGTATCCGGTTTTGACAAATACTATCAAATTGCACGTTGTTTCCGAGATGAGGATTTACGTGCAGACCGTCAGCCTGAATTTACACAGGTAGATATCGAGACATCATTCATGAGTCAAGAAGATATCATGGAAATGATGGAAGAGATGATGATCAAGGTACTAAATGATGTAAAAGGAATTACGATTGAAAAAGGTTTTCCACGAATGTCTTATCAAGAGGCCATGAGTCGTTACGGTTCTGATAAGCCTGATACACGCTTTGATATGGAATTAGTGGATTTATCTGAGGTTGTTAAAGAGTGTGGATTTAAAGTGTTTACTTCAGCTGTTGAGAGTGGTGGGCAAGTAAAAGCGATTAATGTTAGAGGAAGTGCTGATTCATATTCCCGTAAAGACATTGATGCATTGACAGAGTTTGTTTCTGTTTATGGGGCGAAAGGTCTTGCTTGGCTCAAAGTTGAGGAGTCAGAATTAAAGGGACCTATTTCGAAGTTCTTTAATGAAGATGAACAACAAGTATTTAGAACTGCTCTATCAGCACAATCTGGAGATTTACTTCTATTTGTTGCTGATAAGAAAAGTGTAGTTGCTGATGCACTAGGTGCCCTTCGTTTAAAACTTGGAAAAGAACTTAAATTAATTGATGAAAGTAAATATAATTTCCTATGGGTTACTGACTGGCCATTGCTAGAGTACGATGAGGAATTAGGAAGATACTTTGCAGCACATCATCCGTTCACAATGCCAGTTAGAGAAGATTTAGGCTATTTAGATACAGATCCAACGAAGGTTCATGCTCAAGCCTATGACCTTGTTCTTAATGGATATGAATTAGGTGGAGGATCATTAAGGATTTTTGAGCGAGAAATCCAAGAAAAGATGTTTAAAGTACTTGGCTTTTCTGAGGAAGAAGCTAGAGAACAGTTTGGGTTTTTACTAGAAGCCTTTGAATATGGAACGCCACCACATGGCGGGATTGCACTAGGTCTCGACCGTTTAGTCATGCTATTAGCTGGTCGCACAAACTTAAGGGATACCATCGCGTTTCCGAAAACTGCAAGTGCTAGTGACTTATTAACACATGCACCAGATGTAGTTAGTAATAATCAATTAGAGGAACTACACTTGTCGGTAAATGTTGAAAAAAGACAGTAA
- a CDS encoding histidine--tRNA ligase, translating to MSIQIPRGTQDLLPGEVEKWQFIEETAREICRRYNYKEIRTPIFEHTDLFLRSVGETTDIVQKEMYTFEDRGGRSITLRPEGTAAVVRSFVENKMFGNPTQPTKLYYSGPMFRYERPQAGRFRQFVQFGVEALGSADPAVDVEVISLVMDLYRTLGLKQVTLVINSLGDSDSRTAHREALTNHFSPRIDEFCSDCKSRLEKNPMRILDCKKDRDHELMGTAPSILDYLNDESRTYFEKVQQYLKAVNIDFEVDPGLVRGLDYYNHTAFEIMSKAEGFGAITTLCGGGRYNGLVEEIGGPNTPGIGFALSIERLLSALKAENIELPIQSSIDCYVVTLGEKATEVSVPIVGELRNAGFSVDKDYQEKKMKAQFKAADRLQAKYVVVLGDDELARNVVNLKEMETGEQLEISIDSLIPTLLEKRSRGEL from the coding sequence ATGTCAATACAAATCCCAAGAGGAACACAGGATCTATTACCTGGTGAAGTTGAAAAATGGCAGTTTATTGAAGAAACAGCTAGAGAAATTTGTCGTCGCTATAATTATAAAGAAATTAGAACACCAATCTTTGAACATACAGATTTATTTTTGCGCAGTGTTGGGGAAACGACGGACATCGTACAGAAAGAAATGTATACCTTTGAGGACCGTGGTGGAAGAAGTATTACACTTAGACCTGAGGGTACTGCAGCTGTTGTAAGATCTTTTGTTGAAAATAAAATGTTTGGCAACCCAACTCAACCGACTAAGCTTTACTACAGTGGACCAATGTTTCGATATGAGCGCCCACAAGCCGGTCGATTTAGACAGTTTGTTCAATTTGGTGTTGAGGCGTTAGGGAGTGCGGACCCCGCTGTAGATGTAGAAGTTATCTCTTTAGTCATGGATTTATATCGAACACTTGGCTTAAAGCAAGTTACACTTGTAATTAATAGTTTAGGTGATTCTGATAGCAGGACTGCACACAGAGAGGCATTAACGAATCACTTCTCACCTAGAATTGATGAATTTTGTTCGGATTGTAAGTCTCGCTTAGAAAAAAATCCAATGAGAATTCTTGATTGTAAAAAAGACCGTGATCATGAGTTAATGGGGACAGCACCATCTATACTTGATTATTTAAATGATGAATCTCGTACATACTTTGAAAAAGTCCAACAATACTTAAAAGCAGTTAATATAGACTTTGAAGTTGATCCTGGATTAGTTCGAGGTTTGGATTACTATAATCACACAGCCTTCGAAATAATGAGTAAAGCAGAAGGCTTTGGGGCGATAACCACTCTATGTGGTGGTGGAAGATACAATGGTCTTGTTGAAGAAATAGGAGGACCAAATACTCCTGGAATTGGCTTTGCTTTAAGTATTGAACGTTTACTTTCAGCTTTAAAAGCAGAAAACATTGAATTACCAATTCAATCGTCCATTGATTGTTATGTTGTGACCTTAGGGGAAAAAGCAACTGAAGTTTCAGTACCAATTGTTGGTGAATTAAGAAATGCAGGGTTTAGTGTAGATAAAGATTACCAAGAAAAAAAAATGAAAGCCCAATTTAAAGCCGCTGACAGACTTCAAGCAAAGTATGTAGTCGTCCTAGGTGATGATGAATTGGCTAGAAACGTAGTCAATTTAAAGGAAATGGAGACAGGCGAGCAACTAGAAATTTCAATTGATTCCCTTATCCCAACTTTATTAGAAAAAAGATCACGAGGTGAGTTATAA
- a CDS encoding SH3 domain-containing protein, which translates to MYKNYIVKLLIVFLLVITTLLPYESNVSASEEFATINVDILNIRKGPGLSFEVVKKATRGEKYPILERKNDWLMVQLPGGSDGWLAAWLIKEDKSEEKVTDSTTKVESTVDWLRVRSGPGTSFQIVGHLNKGQEVEFVSKNENWVKVLLNGKEGWVSAEYLSNVGNKEKQNEQQPSQSITKTTGIVTATVLNVRDQASLQSKIVSKLKKDDKVKIVGERENWLEISVDQGSAWVSSEFIEITESTVHPQPEAPEDEEEVEDQPDSNDENNNDNPNPNEKISAVVTASILNVRDQGSLSGKVIDKVAQGDIVKILQENSQWCEVELSNNKTGWVASWYLEKNKESQQPSTPVETGDTSSKVKILHNGSNIRSGPSTGTNVVMRANEGDTFIILAVEGDWFKIELPNKQVGYIAGWIVETSGGTIPNIEKPGMNQYFKNKTIVIDPGHGGRDSGAIGIKGTFEKDMTLRTSKLLFDKLKASEANVVLTRSSDVYVSLRSRVSLSHYRNADAFISVHYDSVNDRSVRGITSYYYKNALDAPLAAAIQKEMIKHTKLRDRGHRFGNYHVLRDNKQPSVLLELGYLSNSTEELTIISGNFQENISNGIYYGLAQYFKNK; encoded by the coding sequence TTGTACAAAAACTATATTGTAAAATTACTTATTGTCTTTCTATTAGTGATAACAACACTACTTCCATATGAATCAAACGTTTCTGCATCAGAAGAGTTCGCAACCATTAACGTTGATATTTTAAATATCCGAAAAGGGCCGGGATTATCTTTTGAAGTAGTTAAAAAGGCAACTCGCGGAGAAAAGTACCCTATACTTGAAAGAAAGAATGACTGGTTAATGGTACAACTCCCTGGAGGCAGTGATGGATGGCTTGCAGCCTGGCTCATAAAAGAAGATAAGAGCGAAGAAAAAGTGACTGATTCAACCACTAAGGTAGAATCTACAGTTGATTGGCTTCGAGTTCGTTCTGGTCCTGGTACTAGTTTTCAAATAGTTGGTCATCTAAACAAAGGACAAGAGGTTGAGTTCGTTTCCAAAAATGAAAACTGGGTTAAAGTCCTTCTTAACGGAAAGGAAGGTTGGGTTTCAGCTGAATACCTTTCTAATGTTGGAAATAAAGAAAAACAAAACGAACAACAACCATCACAAAGCATTACAAAAACAACCGGTATAGTAACTGCTACAGTCCTTAATGTGCGAGACCAAGCATCACTACAAAGCAAAATCGTTAGTAAATTAAAAAAAGATGACAAAGTAAAAATCGTTGGTGAAAGAGAAAACTGGCTTGAGATCTCAGTCGATCAAGGTAGTGCTTGGGTTTCAAGTGAATTTATAGAAATAACAGAATCAACTGTTCATCCACAACCTGAAGCACCTGAAGATGAGGAAGAAGTTGAGGATCAGCCTGATTCTAATGACGAAAACAACAACGATAACCCTAATCCAAACGAAAAAATATCTGCAGTCGTCACTGCATCTATTCTTAATGTTCGTGATCAAGGTTCATTAAGCGGTAAGGTTATTGATAAGGTTGCACAAGGCGATATTGTTAAAATCCTTCAAGAAAACAGTCAGTGGTGTGAGGTAGAGCTTTCTAATAATAAAACAGGGTGGGTTGCGAGCTGGTATCTTGAAAAAAATAAGGAATCACAGCAACCCTCTACTCCAGTTGAGACTGGTGACACAAGTTCAAAAGTTAAAATATTACATAATGGGAGTAATATCCGCTCTGGTCCTAGTACCGGTACTAATGTAGTAATGAGAGCTAATGAAGGTGATACGTTTATCATTCTAGCAGTAGAGGGCGACTGGTTTAAAATAGAGTTACCTAATAAACAAGTAGGCTATATTGCTGGGTGGATTGTTGAAACCTCTGGAGGCACTATTCCGAATATCGAGAAACCAGGTATGAATCAATATTTTAAAAATAAGACAATTGTAATTGATCCTGGACATGGTGGAAGAGATAGTGGAGCCATTGGCATTAAAGGTACATTTGAAAAAGATATGACCCTAAGAACATCTAAACTCTTATTTGATAAATTAAAAGCTTCAGAAGCGAATGTTGTTCTTACTAGGTCAAGTGATGTGTATGTTAGCTTACGTTCAAGAGTTAGCCTATCCCATTATCGAAATGCAGATGCATTTATTAGTGTCCATTATGATAGTGTAAATGATCGTAGTGTTAGAGGAATTACATCCTATTATTATAAGAATGCCCTAGATGCACCATTAGCTGCAGCCATTCAAAAAGAAATGATTAAGCACACAAAACTAAGAGACAGAGGCCATCGTTTTGGGAATTACCATGTTCTCAGAGATAACAAGCAGCCTTCCGTACTCTTAGAGTTAGGGTACTTAAGCAATAGTACCGAAGAGCTAACCATTATATCGGGTAATTTCCAGGAAAACATTTCAAATGGAATCTATTACGGGCTTGCTCAATACTTTAAAAATAAATAA